From the Brassica napus cultivar Da-Ae chromosome A8, Da-Ae, whole genome shotgun sequence genome, one window contains:
- the LOC106418957 gene encoding probable leucine-rich repeat receptor-like protein kinase At2g33170 isoform X1, which produces MKKIQVPPETGKSMFCLFFFSIFLSCFHVCFPDLSSTQTNTMIELSRFLNIPDWNLPGSERNPCSWEGVDCSRPDSSSVISLSLSGFDLSNSSFLPLVCQIQTLESLDVSNNSLSSIPDGFMTNCGTLVGLKQLNFSGNQVSSFPGFRNFSKLEVLDISHNRLSGNIGDYGFDALVQLKNLSLNFNKLAGSVPTDLAKSLVNLEVSDNLLSGSIPEGIEEYQELRLIDLSDNQLNGSLPSSLGNLSKLETLLLSNNNLKGAIPESLSRIQTLSRFAANRNGFTGAIPSGITKHVENLDLSFNLVNGSIPDDLLSQPKLVSVDLSSNLLVGWLPQRISHSLVRLRLGSNKLTGSVSSGAFEWLQNLTYLEMDNNGLTGHIPPAFGNLVSLNLLNLEMNQFTGILPPSLGNITSLQVLKLQQNKLTGEIPDEMGSLSKLLILDLSWNSLSGSIPSSLSNLMKLTNMKLQGNKLSGAIPDSIGDLSSLLELQLGQNQLRGRIPIMPPKLQISLNLSTNMFQGPIPSTLSQLGLLEVLDLSNNKFSGEIPGFLASLISLRQLVLSNNQLIGNIPKFTHNVSISVTGNPAITTGDHGVVIPGRPSGKKSQLVLIVTLVAVGVTALVAVIIILKLYRRFKGVNNMQVDLDEEEGSTVLPEVIHGKLLTSNSLHKSNINFAKAVEAVAHPENALFQTMFWSYYRVLMPSGSSYFIKKLNTRERLFQQASSEQLELDLEMLGKLHHSNVMVPLAYVLYSQGVLLFYEFAHTHSLHDVLHNHPSDVVDWTSRYSIAVGIAQGICYLHGSSSNARDPVLVPDLSSKKIMLKSLTEPLVADIELFKVIDPSRSNSSLSAVAGTIGYIPPEYAYTMRVTMAGNVYSFGVILLELLTGKPAVSEGRELSKWVQSQQEQRNNILDLRVSKSSPVATKQMIRALSIALACINISPGARPKMKTVLRMLTRL; this is translated from the exons atgaagaagatacaAGTTCCTCCAGAAACAGGCAAGTCCATGTtctgtctcttcttcttctccatcttccTGTCTTGTTTCCATGTATGTTTCCCGGATCTTTCTTCAACCCAGACAAACACAATGATCGAACTCTCTAGATTCCTTAATATCCCAGACTGGAATCTTCCTGGTTCTGAGAGGAATCCATGTTCATGGGAAGGTGTTGATTGCAGCCGACCAGACAGTAGCTCTGTGATAAGCTTGTCTCTCTCCGGCTTCGATCTCTCCAATTCTTCATTTCTACCACTTGTTTGCCAAATCCAGACACTGGAGTCTCTTGATGTCTCTAACAACAGCTTGAGCTCAATCCCGGACGGATTCATGACAAACTGCGGAACACTAGTTGGGTTGAAGCAGCTGAACTTCAGCGGGAACCAAGTTTCTTCTTTTCCTGGTTTCCGCAACTTCTCCAAATTAGAGGTTCTTGATATCTCTCACAATAGGTTGAGTGGGAACATCGGAGACTATGGTTTTGACGCTTTGGTTCAGTTGAAAAATCTGTCCCTCAACTTCAACAAGCTAGCTGGTTCAGTTCCGACCGATTTGGCCAAAAGTCTGGTGAATCTCGAGGTCTCGGATAACTTATTGAGCGGTAGTATCCCCGAGGGCATCGAAGAGTATCAAGAGCTAAGGTTGATTGATCTCAGTGATAATCAGCTTAATGGGTCACTCCCTAGCTCGTTGGGAAACCTCTCCAAGTTAGAAACTCTGCTTCTTTCCAACAACAATCTTAAAGGGGCAATCCCAGAGTCACTTTCAAGAATCCAAACCTTGAGCAGATTCGCAGCCAACCGTAATGGATTCACCGGAGCAATTCCATCAGGGATCACTAAACACGTCGAGAACTTAGACCTCAGTTTCAACCTTGTAAACGGGTCCATTCCAGATGATCTTCTGTCGCAGCCTAAACTCGTCTCTGTGGATTTGTCATCGAATCTGTTAGTTGGATGGTTACCGCAAAGAATTTCGCATAGCCTAGTTAGGCTGAGGCTAGGAAGCAATAAGCTAACAGGGTCAGTGTCTTCAGGTGCATTTGAATGGCTGCAGAACCTGACCTATCTGGAGATGGACAACAACGGATTAACTGGCCACATACCTCCTGCATTTGGAAACCTTGTGAGTTTGAATCTCCTTAACTTGGAAATGAACCAGTTCACAGGGATCTTACCTCCTTCGCTTGGAAACATCACCTCGCTTCAAGTGTTGAAACTTCAGCAGAACAAGCTCACCGGAGAAATCCCAGATGAGATGGGATCGTTAAGCAAACTCTTGATTCTTGACCTCAGCTGGAATTCTCTGAGTGGATCTATACCGTCTTCTCTTTCGAACCTAATGAAGCTTACCAACATGAAGTTACAAGGGAATAAGCTAAGTGGTGCTATACCTGACAGCATTGGAGATCTGAGTAGTCTCTTAGAACTCCAGCTCGGTCAAAACCAGCTTAGAGGGAGGATTCCAATAATGCCGCCAAAGCTGCAGATCTCCTTAAATCTCAGCACTAACATGTTCCAAGGACCAATCCCTTCTACATTGTCTCAACTCGGCCTCTTGGAAGTTCTTGATCTTTCAAATAACAAATTCTCAGGGGAGATCCCTGGTTTTCTGGCCAGCCTAATATCCCTTAGACAGCTGGTACTATCCAACAACCAGCTTATTGGAAATATTCCAAAGTTCACCCATAATGTTTCAATCAGTGTCACTGGAAACCCCGCGATCACCACGGGTGACCATGGAGTCGTTATCCCAGGCAGGCCATCAGGGAAGAAGAGCCAACTAGTTCTGATCGTCACCCTTGTCGCCGTAGGAGTAACTGCTCTTGTGGCAGTTATTATTATTCTGAAACTTTATAGGCGCTTCAAAGGAGTTAACAACATGCAAGTCGACCTCGACGAGGAAGAAGGATCAACTGTGCTTCCCGAGGTCATTCATGGCAAGCTCCTCACTTCAAACTCTCTACACAAATCAAACATCAACTTCGCCAAAGCTGTGGAGGCCGTTGCTCATCCAGAGAATGCTCTGTTCCAGACAATGTTCTGGAGTTACTACAGAGTACTCATGCCCTCTGGTTCGAGTTACTTCATCAAAAAGCTCAACACAAGAGAAAGGCTTTTCCAGCAAGCCAGCAGCGAGCAACTAGAGCTAGACCTAGAGATGTTGGGCAAGCTGCATCACTCAAACGTAATGGTTCCACTGGCTTATGTCCTCTATTCACAAGGAGTCTTGCTCTTCTACGAATTTGCTCACACTCACTCCCTTCACGATGTTCTGCACAACCATCCCAGCGATGTGGTTGATTGGACGAGCAGGTACAGTATAGCAGTTGGCATAGCTCAGGGAATCTGCTACCTGCATGGATCCAGCTCCAACGCTCGTGATCCAGTCCTTGTACCAGATCTCTCTAGTAAAAAAATAATGCTCAAGTCGCTCACTGAGCCGCTAGTAGCGGACATTGAACTGTTCAAGGTAATCGACCCTTCCAGAAGCAATAGCAGCCTCTCGGCTGTTGCAGGCACCATCGGCTACATTCCACCAG AGTATGCTTACACGATGAGGGTGACAATGGCTGGGAATGTCTACAGCTTTGGGGTGATTCTTCTGGAGTTATTAACGGGAAAGCCAGCGGTCAGCGAAGGACGAGAGTTGTCCAAGTGGGTGCAGAGCCAACAAGAGCAGCGCAACAACATTCTTGACCTAAGAGTGAGCAAATCATCACCTGTAGCAACAAAGCAGATGATCCGTGCCCTCAGCATTGCACTTGCCTGCATAAACATCTCTCCTGGGGCAAGGCCAAAGATGAAGACTGTCCTACGGATGCTCACAAGACTCTAA
- the LOC106418957 gene encoding probable leucine-rich repeat receptor-like protein kinase At2g33170 isoform X2, whose product MKKIQVPPETGKSMFCLFFFSIFLSCFHVCFPDLSSTQTNTMIELSRFLNIPDWNLPGSERNPCSWEGVDCSRPDSSSVISLSLSGFDLSNSSFLPLVCQIQTLESLDVSNNSLSSIPDGFMTNCGTLVGLKQLNFSGNQVSSFPGFRNFSKLEVLDISHNRLSGNIGDYGFDALVQLKNLSLNFNKLAGSVPTDLAKSLVNLEVSDNLLSGSIPEGIEEYQELRLIDLSDNQLNGSLPSSLGNLSKLETLLLSNNNLKGAIPESLSRIQTLSRFAANRNGFTGAIPSGITKHVENLDLSFNLVNGSIPDDLLSQPKLVSVDLSSNLLVGWLPQRISHSLVRLRLGSNKLTGSVSSGAFEWLQNLTYLEMDNNGLTGHIPPAFGNLVSLNLLNLEMNQFTGILPPSLGNITSLQVLKLQQNKLTGEIPDEMGSLSKLLILDLSWNSLSGSIPSSLSNLMKLTNMKLQGNKLSGAIPDSIGDLSSLLELQLGQNQLRGRIPIMPPKLQISLNLSTNMFQGPIPSTLSQLGLLEVLDLSNNKFSGEIPGFLASLISLRQLVLSNNQLIGNIPKFTHNVSISVTGNPAITTGDHGVVIPGRPSGKKSQLVLIVTLVAVGVTALVAVIIILKLYRRFKGVNNMQVDLDEEEGSTVLPEVIHGKLLTSNSLHKSNINFAKAVEAVAHPENALFQTMFWSYYRVLMPSGSSYFIKKLNTRERLFQQASSEQLELDLEMLGKLHHSNVMVPLAYVLYSQGVLLFYEFAHTHSLHDVLHNHPSDVVDWTSRYSIAVGIAQGICYLHGSSSNARDPVLVPDLSSKKIMLKSLTEPLVADIELFKVIDPSRSNSSLSAVAGTIGYIPPALG is encoded by the exons atgaagaagatacaAGTTCCTCCAGAAACAGGCAAGTCCATGTtctgtctcttcttcttctccatcttccTGTCTTGTTTCCATGTATGTTTCCCGGATCTTTCTTCAACCCAGACAAACACAATGATCGAACTCTCTAGATTCCTTAATATCCCAGACTGGAATCTTCCTGGTTCTGAGAGGAATCCATGTTCATGGGAAGGTGTTGATTGCAGCCGACCAGACAGTAGCTCTGTGATAAGCTTGTCTCTCTCCGGCTTCGATCTCTCCAATTCTTCATTTCTACCACTTGTTTGCCAAATCCAGACACTGGAGTCTCTTGATGTCTCTAACAACAGCTTGAGCTCAATCCCGGACGGATTCATGACAAACTGCGGAACACTAGTTGGGTTGAAGCAGCTGAACTTCAGCGGGAACCAAGTTTCTTCTTTTCCTGGTTTCCGCAACTTCTCCAAATTAGAGGTTCTTGATATCTCTCACAATAGGTTGAGTGGGAACATCGGAGACTATGGTTTTGACGCTTTGGTTCAGTTGAAAAATCTGTCCCTCAACTTCAACAAGCTAGCTGGTTCAGTTCCGACCGATTTGGCCAAAAGTCTGGTGAATCTCGAGGTCTCGGATAACTTATTGAGCGGTAGTATCCCCGAGGGCATCGAAGAGTATCAAGAGCTAAGGTTGATTGATCTCAGTGATAATCAGCTTAATGGGTCACTCCCTAGCTCGTTGGGAAACCTCTCCAAGTTAGAAACTCTGCTTCTTTCCAACAACAATCTTAAAGGGGCAATCCCAGAGTCACTTTCAAGAATCCAAACCTTGAGCAGATTCGCAGCCAACCGTAATGGATTCACCGGAGCAATTCCATCAGGGATCACTAAACACGTCGAGAACTTAGACCTCAGTTTCAACCTTGTAAACGGGTCCATTCCAGATGATCTTCTGTCGCAGCCTAAACTCGTCTCTGTGGATTTGTCATCGAATCTGTTAGTTGGATGGTTACCGCAAAGAATTTCGCATAGCCTAGTTAGGCTGAGGCTAGGAAGCAATAAGCTAACAGGGTCAGTGTCTTCAGGTGCATTTGAATGGCTGCAGAACCTGACCTATCTGGAGATGGACAACAACGGATTAACTGGCCACATACCTCCTGCATTTGGAAACCTTGTGAGTTTGAATCTCCTTAACTTGGAAATGAACCAGTTCACAGGGATCTTACCTCCTTCGCTTGGAAACATCACCTCGCTTCAAGTGTTGAAACTTCAGCAGAACAAGCTCACCGGAGAAATCCCAGATGAGATGGGATCGTTAAGCAAACTCTTGATTCTTGACCTCAGCTGGAATTCTCTGAGTGGATCTATACCGTCTTCTCTTTCGAACCTAATGAAGCTTACCAACATGAAGTTACAAGGGAATAAGCTAAGTGGTGCTATACCTGACAGCATTGGAGATCTGAGTAGTCTCTTAGAACTCCAGCTCGGTCAAAACCAGCTTAGAGGGAGGATTCCAATAATGCCGCCAAAGCTGCAGATCTCCTTAAATCTCAGCACTAACATGTTCCAAGGACCAATCCCTTCTACATTGTCTCAACTCGGCCTCTTGGAAGTTCTTGATCTTTCAAATAACAAATTCTCAGGGGAGATCCCTGGTTTTCTGGCCAGCCTAATATCCCTTAGACAGCTGGTACTATCCAACAACCAGCTTATTGGAAATATTCCAAAGTTCACCCATAATGTTTCAATCAGTGTCACTGGAAACCCCGCGATCACCACGGGTGACCATGGAGTCGTTATCCCAGGCAGGCCATCAGGGAAGAAGAGCCAACTAGTTCTGATCGTCACCCTTGTCGCCGTAGGAGTAACTGCTCTTGTGGCAGTTATTATTATTCTGAAACTTTATAGGCGCTTCAAAGGAGTTAACAACATGCAAGTCGACCTCGACGAGGAAGAAGGATCAACTGTGCTTCCCGAGGTCATTCATGGCAAGCTCCTCACTTCAAACTCTCTACACAAATCAAACATCAACTTCGCCAAAGCTGTGGAGGCCGTTGCTCATCCAGAGAATGCTCTGTTCCAGACAATGTTCTGGAGTTACTACAGAGTACTCATGCCCTCTGGTTCGAGTTACTTCATCAAAAAGCTCAACACAAGAGAAAGGCTTTTCCAGCAAGCCAGCAGCGAGCAACTAGAGCTAGACCTAGAGATGTTGGGCAAGCTGCATCACTCAAACGTAATGGTTCCACTGGCTTATGTCCTCTATTCACAAGGAGTCTTGCTCTTCTACGAATTTGCTCACACTCACTCCCTTCACGATGTTCTGCACAACCATCCCAGCGATGTGGTTGATTGGACGAGCAGGTACAGTATAGCAGTTGGCATAGCTCAGGGAATCTGCTACCTGCATGGATCCAGCTCCAACGCTCGTGATCCAGTCCTTGTACCAGATCTCTCTAGTAAAAAAATAATGCTCAAGTCGCTCACTGAGCCGCTAGTAGCGGACATTGAACTGTTCAAGGTAATCGACCCTTCCAGAAGCAATAGCAGCCTCTCGGCTGTTGCAGGCACCATCGGCTACATTCCACCAG CTTTGGGGTGA
- the LOC106418940 gene encoding protein SENSITIVE TO PROTON RHIZOTOXICITY 1 isoform X2: MKDEDDVEEGENLLPGSYEILQLEKEEILAPHTHFCTICGKGFKRDANLRMHMRGHGDEYKTPAALAKPNKEAVPGSEPMLIKRYSCPFPGCKRNKDHKKFQPLKTILCVKNHYKRTHCDKSFTCSRCHTKKFSVIADLKTHEKHCGKNKWLCSCGTTFSRKDKLFGHIALFQGHTPAIPLEETKPSAQKGSSACENSNNNNTGMVGFNLGSATNAIEEVAQPGFMDGKIRFEDSFSPLSFDTCNFGGFHEFPRPMFDDSESSFQMLISSACGFSPRNGGESVSNTSL, translated from the coding sequence atgaaagacgAAGATGATGTGGAGGAAGGAGAGAATCTTCTTCCCGGTTCTTACGAGATACTGCAGCTCGAGAAAGAGGAGATCCTCGCTCCCCATACTCACTTCTGCACCATTTGCGGCAAAGGTTTCAAGAGAGACGCCAACCTGAGGATGCACATGAGAGGGCACGGAGATGAGTACAAAACTCCGGCTGCTCTGGCTAAACCCAACAAAGAAGCCGTACCCGGGTCTGAGCCGATGCTCATCAAAAGATACTCCTGCCCTTTCCCTGGTTGCAAACGTAACAAGGATCACAAAAAGTTCCAGCCCTTGAAGACGATTCTATGCGTGAAGAACCACTATAAACGCACCCACTGCGACAAAAGCTTCACTTGCAGCCGCTGCCATACCAAGAAGTTCTCTGTCATTGCCGATCTCAAAACCCACGAGAAGCACTGCGGGAAAAACAAGTGGCTCTGTTCCTGTGGCACTACATTTTCGAGGAAAGACAAGCTGTTTGGTCACATTGCTCTGTTCCAAGGACACACGCCTGCCATCCCACTTGAAGAGACCAAACCTTCTGCGCAGAAAGGGAGCTCTGCTTGCGagaacagcaacaacaacaacacaggAATGGTTGGTTTCAATCTTGGCTCTGcaacaaatgctattgaagaaGTCGCACAGCCTGGATTCATGGATGGGAAGATACGTTTCGAGGACTCCTTCTCGCCGCTGAGCTTTGACACATGTAATTTTGGAGGGTTCCATGAGTTCCCACGACCCATGTTTGATGATTCAGAGAGTTCATTTCAAATGCTTATTTCAAGTGCCTGTGGTTTCTCTCCCAGGAACGGTGGTGAGTCTGTTTCAAATACTAGTCTCTAA
- the LOC106418940 gene encoding protein SENSITIVE TO PROTON RHIZOTOXICITY 1 isoform X1 yields the protein MEPEDDLCQNNWGGSSSSSSSKRREQVCFTSQHKWEDASILDYEMGMEEEPAFQENSNNNNGGQVNVDFLQGVRAQAWDPRTMLSNLSFMEEKIHELQDLVHLMVARNGQLQGRQEQLVAQQQQLITTDLTSIIIQLISTAGSLLPSVKHHNMSTAPGPFTGSALFPYPREANNLASQTLNNNTCEFDLPKPIVVEEEHEMKDEDDVEEGENLLPGSYEILQLEKEEILAPHTHFCTICGKGFKRDANLRMHMRGHGDEYKTPAALAKPNKEAVPGSEPMLIKRYSCPFPGCKRNKDHKKFQPLKTILCVKNHYKRTHCDKSFTCSRCHTKKFSVIADLKTHEKHCGKNKWLCSCGTTFSRKDKLFGHIALFQGHTPAIPLEETKPSAQKGSSACENSNNNNTGMVGFNLGSATNAIEEVAQPGFMDGKIRFEDSFSPLSFDTCNFGGFHEFPRPMFDDSESSFQMLISSACGFSPRNGGESVSNTSL from the coding sequence ATGGAACCAGAAGATGATCTGTGTCAGAACAACTGGGGAggctcatcttcttcttcttcttccaaaagGCGCGAGCAGGTATGCTTCACGTCTCAGCACAAGTGGGAAGATGCTTCTATCTTGGATTACGAGATGGGTATGGAGGAAGAGCCTGCTTTCCAAGaaaacagcaacaacaacaacggtGGTCAAGTTAATGTTGATTTCCTCCAAGGCGTCAGGGCTCAAGCGTGGGACCCCAGGACGATGCTGAGCAACTTGTCTTTTATGGAAGAGAAGATTCACGAGCTGCAGGATCTTGTTCATCTGATGGTTGCACGAAACGGGCAGCTTCAAGGTCGTCAAGAACAGCTCGTTGCTCAGCAGCAGCAGCTCATAACCACCGATCTTACTTCCATAATCATACAGCTGATTTCAACTGCAGGTAGTCTTCTTCCATCTGTTAAGCATCATAATATGTCAACAGCGCCGGGTCCATTCACCGGTTCAGCCTTGTTCCCTTATCCAAGGGAGGCTAATAACCTTGCTTCGCAGACCCTAAACAACAACACTTGCGAGTTCGATTTGCCTAAGCCCATTGTTGTTGAAGAagaacatgaaatgaaagacgAAGATGATGTGGAGGAAGGAGAGAATCTTCTTCCCGGTTCTTACGAGATACTGCAGCTCGAGAAAGAGGAGATCCTCGCTCCCCATACTCACTTCTGCACCATTTGCGGCAAAGGTTTCAAGAGAGACGCCAACCTGAGGATGCACATGAGAGGGCACGGAGATGAGTACAAAACTCCGGCTGCTCTGGCTAAACCCAACAAAGAAGCCGTACCCGGGTCTGAGCCGATGCTCATCAAAAGATACTCCTGCCCTTTCCCTGGTTGCAAACGTAACAAGGATCACAAAAAGTTCCAGCCCTTGAAGACGATTCTATGCGTGAAGAACCACTATAAACGCACCCACTGCGACAAAAGCTTCACTTGCAGCCGCTGCCATACCAAGAAGTTCTCTGTCATTGCCGATCTCAAAACCCACGAGAAGCACTGCGGGAAAAACAAGTGGCTCTGTTCCTGTGGCACTACATTTTCGAGGAAAGACAAGCTGTTTGGTCACATTGCTCTGTTCCAAGGACACACGCCTGCCATCCCACTTGAAGAGACCAAACCTTCTGCGCAGAAAGGGAGCTCTGCTTGCGagaacagcaacaacaacaacacaggAATGGTTGGTTTCAATCTTGGCTCTGcaacaaatgctattgaagaaGTCGCACAGCCTGGATTCATGGATGGGAAGATACGTTTCGAGGACTCCTTCTCGCCGCTGAGCTTTGACACATGTAATTTTGGAGGGTTCCATGAGTTCCCACGACCCATGTTTGATGATTCAGAGAGTTCATTTCAAATGCTTATTTCAAGTGCCTGTGGTTTCTCTCCCAGGAACGGTGGTGAGTCTGTTTCAAATACTAGTCTCTAA
- the LOC106418856 gene encoding FHA domain-containing protein PS1, which translates to MAEKQVREKTIPVFTVLKNDAILKNIFVVNSRDFSSPERNGNAEDEVEQTLIVGRHPDCDILLTHPSISKYHLQIRSLPSRQKLFVTDLSSVDGTWVRDEKVEADACVEVEEGDVIRIGASTRLYRLHWIPLSHAYDLDNPFVSSTLMEQDQEDNRIFEAESQADTASGDDGDGHLDVTSQVLSEDEEDTYIDTRARDSSVDTQKLQSDEDSQSLARCVVEAAPEKPSKQHSLEDDEWYVRGDGGHVMSEMESSEDVQVSPEAKSENPSKEQRPDVHCMSSKSKVNHEPVAPKKKSENSSSQSQSYIDASSTASARNNISSSNGKNKMKWTIVLDTSSLLHKESRKPLHLLQGLKGTHLVVPRIVLRELNETKRTWNLLLRRRAEIASSALDWIEECKVNTKWWIQLQSLSEETKATAAPTPPVTPHSNGSTSDDQVLECALLYRNLNIYENLVLLSNDVTLKIKAMAEHVICETPHEFYESLKNPLSERFMWPESLPRGRTWSHFDHVVVREKYNNRTCFPYRKKPTLNGGREESAAAAAKGLKLILLLNSHYGHIH; encoded by the exons ATGGCGGAGAAACAAGTGCGGGAGAAGACGATCCCTGTGTTCACTGTGCTGAAAAACGACGCCATTCTCAAGAACATATTCGTCGTCAACAGTCGCGATTTCTCGTCGCCGGAGAGAAACGGTAACGCTGAAGATGAGGTAGAGCAGACTCTGATCGTAGGTCGGCATCCAGACTGCGATATTCTGCTGACGCACCCTAGCATCAGCAAATACCACCTCCAGATCCGATCTCTTCCCTCCCGTCAGAAACTCTTCGTCACCGATCTATCCTCTG TGGATGGGACATGGGTTAGGGATGAGAAAGTTGAGGCAGATGCTTGCGTTGAGGTGGAGGAAGGTGACGTCATTAGGATCGGTGCTTCAACAAGGCTCTATAGACTGCATTGGATTCCCCTTAGCCACGCATATGATCTCGACAATCCGTTTGTTTCATCTACACTGATGGAGCAAGACCAAGAAGATAATCGAATTTTTGAAGCAGAG TCACAAGCGGATACTGCGTCAGGTGATGATGGAGATGGACATCTGGATGTGACTTCTCAAGTCCTTAGTGAGGACGAGGAGGATACATATATTGATACAAGGGCTAGAGATTCTTCTGTCGATACACAAAAGCTACAATCTGATGAAGATTCTCAGTCTTTAGCGCGATGTGTTGTAGAAGCCGCACCAGAAAAGCCAAGTAAGCAGCACAGTTTGGAGGATGATGAATGGTATGTCAGAGGAGATGGAGGTCATGTGATGTCAGAGATGGAGTCATCAGAGGATGTTCAGGTTTCACCCGAAGCCAAATCAGAAAATCCAAGCAAGGAACAGAGACCAGATGTTCACTGCATGAGCAGCAAATCAAAGGTGAATCATGAGCCGGTGGCACCAAAGAAGAAATCTGAAAACTCCTCCTCCCAAAGCCAATCATACATCGATGCATCTTCTACTGCATCAGCAAGAAACAACATATCTTCTTCT AATGGAAAGAACAAGATGAAGTGGACCATTGTCTTGGACACTTCTTCTCTCCTCCACAAAGAGTCTAGGAAGCCACTGCACTTGCTGCAAGGTCTCAAAGGGACACATCTGGTCGTACCACGAATAG TGTTAAGGGAACTAAATGAGACTAAGCGCACTTGGAATCTTCTCTTAAGAAGAAGAGCAGAGATTGCTTCCTCAGCCCTGGATTGGATCGAAGAGTGTAAGGTTAATACCAAATGGTGGATTCAGCTCCAAAGCCTATCAGAGGAAACCAAAGCAACTGCTGCACCAACCCCACCAGTAACTCCTCATTCAAATGGCTCTACATCAGACGATCAAGTTCTCGAATGTGCACTTCTTTACCGAAACCTTAACATTTATGAAAACCTCGTTCTTCTTAGCAATGATGTAACTCTCAAGATTAAAGCCATGGCAGAG CATGTGATTTGCGAGACACCGCATGAGTTCTACGAGAGTCTGAAGAATCCGTTGTCGGAAAGGTTTATGTGGCCAGAGAGTTTGCCGAGAGGAAGGACTTGGAGTCATTTTGACCACGTCGTGGTGAGAGAAAAGTACAACAACCGAACTTGTTTCCCTTACAGGAAGAAGCCAACGCTCAATGGTGGACGAGAAGAGAGTGCTGCAGCAGCAGCAAAAGGTTTGAAGCTCATATTGCTCCTTAACTCTCATTATGGCCACATTCATTAA
- the LOC106418747 gene encoding transmembrane protein 18: protein MEEIRSAMEQQMDLMADLVQKLSGELRTGLQPAYANFIGFFHAIDWKEPWIMGLMAFHALFLMVTLLSRRHLNFHMFLFLFALGGVYFAESLNRLLRKNWKSFSTQNYFDPHGVFLSVLWSGPLLVIAMIILINTLFSLCYLIVKWKRAELRHRARLARTKQE from the exons ATGGAGGAAATAAGATCTGCGATGGAGCAACAAATGGATCTGATGGCGGATCTGGTCCAGAAGCTCTCGGGAGAGCTCCGAACCGGATTACAACCTGCCTACGCTAATTTCATAGGTTTTTTCCACGCCATCGATTGGAAG GAACCGTGGATAATGGGATTAATGGCGTTTCATGCTCTGTTTCTAATGGTCACTCTTCTCTCTAGAAGGCATCTCAACTTCCACATGTTCCTCTTCTTATTCGCTT TGGGTGGGGTATACTTCGCGGAGAGTCTCAACCGGCTCTTGAGGAAAAACTGGAAGAGCTTCTCAACTCAGAACTACTTTGACCCCCACGGAGTCTTCCTCTCGGTTCTTTGGTCTGGACCACTTCTGGTCATTGCAATGATAATCCTG ataaaCACACTCTTTTCGCTTTGCTACCTGATTGTAAAATGGAAAAGAGCTGAGCTCAGGCATCGTGCAAGGCTTGCTCGTACCAAGCAGGAATAG